One genomic window of Thioclava sp. GXIMD4216 includes the following:
- a CDS encoding universal stress protein, producing MRKFLVVLDDTRECLNAMRFAAMRASHTGGGVTIISVIPPEEYQHWMGVAELMREEARERIEAHFEVFAKWMRDRQGVNPELVIREGEPVKEIFKLVEEDPEIGVLVLGAGAGKGGPGPLVTQMVKNSGSLPFPLTIVPGDMSKEKLEQIT from the coding sequence ATGCGCAAATTCCTTGTCGTTCTTGATGACACCCGCGAATGCCTGAACGCGATGCGCTTCGCGGCCATGCGCGCCAGCCATACCGGCGGCGGCGTGACCATTATCTCGGTCATCCCCCCCGAGGAATACCAGCACTGGATGGGCGTCGCAGAGCTGATGCGCGAGGAAGCCCGCGAACGGATCGAGGCCCATTTCGAGGTCTTCGCCAAATGGATGCGCGACCGTCAGGGGGTGAATCCCGAACTGGTGATCCGCGAGGGCGAGCCGGTGAAAGAGATCTTCAAGCTGGTCGAGGAAGATCCCGAGATCGGCGTGCTCGTGCTGGGCGCGGGGGCAGGCAAGGGCGGCCCCGGCCCGCTGGTGACGCAGATGGTCAAGAATTCGGGCTCCCTGCCCTTCCCGCTGACCATTGTTCCGGGCGATATGTCGAAAGAGAAGCTCGAACAGATTACCTGA
- a CDS encoding branched-chain amino acid aminotransferase, with product MAFGKNIRTWFEGAWQDGDAMVMRAADHGLWQGSNVFDGARLFNGLVPDLDAHCARLNRSAEALMITPTMDAGEMVDIVREGLKSYGRNTAVYIRPMYWAVNGSELGVAPAPNSTGFAISLEEVPMPGEDAATTLTTTQFRRPVLADNVCNAKAGCLYPNNARMLVEAQRKGFGNALVQDALGNVAETASANVWMVKDGEFFTPVANGTFLAGLTRKRHMKNLREAGYTVNEAVLTLEDFRRADEVFLTGNFSKVQYVKAFDDVTYDYGPLTRKAREIYMDWATSCPL from the coding sequence ATGGCATTCGGGAAGAATATCCGCACCTGGTTTGAAGGCGCATGGCAGGATGGCGACGCGATGGTGATGCGGGCCGCCGATCACGGTCTGTGGCAGGGGTCCAACGTCTTTGACGGCGCGCGGCTGTTTAACGGGCTGGTCCCCGATCTGGATGCGCATTGCGCCCGCCTGAACCGCTCGGCCGAGGCGCTGATGATCACGCCCACGATGGATGCGGGCGAGATGGTCGACATCGTGCGCGAGGGGCTCAAGTCCTATGGGCGCAACACCGCCGTCTATATCCGCCCGATGTATTGGGCGGTGAACGGGTCCGAGCTGGGCGTCGCCCCCGCCCCCAATTCCACGGGCTTCGCGATCAGCCTCGAAGAAGTGCCGATGCCGGGCGAGGATGCCGCCACCACGCTGACCACCACGCAATTCCGCCGCCCCGTGCTGGCCGATAACGTCTGCAATGCGAAAGCGGGCTGCCTCTATCCCAATAACGCGCGGATGCTGGTCGAGGCCCAGCGTAAGGGCTTTGGCAATGCGCTGGTGCAGGATGCGCTTGGCAATGTGGCCGAGACCGCTTCGGCCAATGTCTGGATGGTCAAGGACGGCGAATTCTTCACCCCCGTCGCCAATGGCACCTTCCTTGCAGGGCTGACCCGCAAACGCCATATGAAGAACCTGCGCGAGGCGGGCTATACCGTGAATGAGGCCGTCCTCACGCTGGAGGATTTCCGTCGCGCCGATGAGGTCTTCCTGACCGGCAATTTCTCGAAGGTGCAATATGTGAAGGCCTTCGACGATGTGACCTATGACTATGGCCCGCTGACCCGCAAGGCGCGCGAAATCTATATGGATTGGGCCACAAGCTGCCCGCTCTGA
- a CDS encoding NifU family protein, with product MFIQTETTPNPATLKFLPGQTVLEMGTADFPSAEAAAKSPLAKRIFMVSGVTGVFFGSDFVTVTKDDATDWDHAKPAILGSIMEHFQSGAPVMEGEGASSGGHAEHTGDAEDGAIVAQIKDLLDTRVRPAVAQDGGDITFHGFERGVVYLHMQGACAGCPSSTLTLKMGIENLLRHYIPEVTEVRPVAG from the coding sequence ATGTTCATCCAGACCGAGACGACACCGAACCCCGCAACCCTGAAATTCCTGCCCGGCCAGACCGTGCTGGAGATGGGAACGGCGGATTTCCCCTCAGCCGAGGCGGCGGCGAAATCGCCTCTGGCAAAGCGCATTTTCATGGTTTCCGGTGTGACCGGCGTCTTCTTCGGGTCGGATTTCGTCACCGTCACCAAAGATGATGCGACCGATTGGGATCATGCAAAACCCGCGATCCTTGGCTCGATCATGGAGCATTTCCAATCCGGCGCGCCGGTGATGGAGGGCGAAGGCGCCTCTTCGGGCGGCCATGCCGAACATACGGGCGATGCCGAAGACGGGGCGATTGTCGCGCAGATCAAGGACCTGCTGGACACCCGCGTGCGTCCGGCTGTGGCGCAGGATGGCGGCGACATCACCTTCCACGGCTTTGAGCGCGGTGTGGTCTATCTGCATATGCAGGGTGCCTGCGCGGGCTGCCCCTCCTCGACGCTGACCCTGAAGATGGGCATCGAGAATCTGCTGCGCCATTACATCCCCGAAGTGACCGAGGTCCGCCCCGTTGCCGGCTGA